One Curtobacterium sp. MCLR17_007 DNA window includes the following coding sequences:
- a CDS encoding DUF2469 family protein yields the protein MDDDEFDDYDREVELALYREYRDVVAQFRYVVETERRFYLANEVELARRDTEHDFYFELTMNDVWVWDVYRSDRFVKSVRVLTFKDVNVEELTTRELELPKELALDE from the coding sequence ATGGATGACGACGAATTCGACGACTACGACCGCGAGGTCGAGCTCGCCCTCTACCGTGAGTACCGCGACGTCGTGGCGCAGTTCCGCTACGTGGTCGAGACCGAGCGACGGTTCTACCTCGCCAACGAGGTCGAACTCGCCCGACGCGACACCGAACACGACTTCTACTTCGAACTGACCATGAACGACGTCTGGGTGTGGGACGTCTACCGTTCCGACCGATTCGTGAAATCGGTCCGCGTGCTGACGTTCAAGGACGTGAATGTCGAGGAACTCACGACGCGGGAACTCGAACTGCCGAAGGAACTCGCACTCGACGAGTGA
- a CDS encoding ribonuclease HII encodes MTPVRPSLRLEKSHFAAGRVTVIGVDEVGRGAIAGPVAVGVAAVTVDVRRVPQGLADSKLISAARRTELVPAVTRWARTAVGMASASVVDSEGIVPALGLAGARALSSLVASGVSLEGAVVILDGSFDWLSRALPPTLVTASAPLDVTVRVKADRDCASVAAASVVAKVERDALMVAAHEDAPHYAWASNKGYGSSAHYDAIRAVGPHSMHRTTWLHTVVAATPSVVLDGFEELDGVAG; translated from the coding sequence GTGACCCCGGTCCGTCCGTCGCTCCGGCTCGAGAAGTCCCACTTCGCGGCCGGGCGCGTGACGGTGATCGGTGTGGACGAGGTGGGGCGTGGCGCCATCGCGGGTCCGGTGGCCGTCGGCGTCGCTGCCGTGACGGTCGACGTCCGACGGGTGCCGCAGGGCCTTGCCGACTCCAAGCTGATCTCGGCGGCGCGCCGCACCGAGCTCGTGCCGGCGGTCACCCGGTGGGCGAGGACGGCCGTGGGCATGGCCTCGGCGTCCGTCGTGGACTCCGAGGGCATCGTGCCCGCGCTCGGTCTCGCCGGAGCACGAGCCCTGTCGTCGCTCGTCGCGTCCGGGGTCTCGCTCGAGGGGGCGGTCGTGATCCTGGACGGGTCGTTCGACTGGCTCTCGCGCGCTCTGCCACCGACGCTCGTCACCGCTTCGGCTCCGCTCGACGTCACCGTCCGGGTGAAGGCCGACCGCGACTGCGCCTCGGTCGCCGCGGCCTCGGTCGTCGCGAAGGTCGAGCGAGACGCACTGATGGTCGCCGCGCACGAGGATGCCCCGCACTACGCCTGGGCGTCGAACAAGGGGTACGGGTCCAGCGCGCACTACGACGCGATCCGGGCCGTGGGGCCGCACAGCATGCACCGGACGACGTGGTTGCACACGGTCGTCGCCGCGACACCCTCGGTCGTGCTCGACGGGTTCGAGGAACTGGACGGGGTCGCCGGCTGA
- the lepB gene encoding signal peptidase I — MTDTTENDVHRPRSPKQRNGVLTFLRDLLIIFVAALLVSFLVKTFLIRSFYIPSASMQNTLQINDRVIVNELVPDTVALKHGDVVVFKDPGGWLTGSEVPSVTPTSQPAKAIDWLLTQVGLGTGDSDDHLIKRVIGLPGDKVACCNDLGQMTVNGVPLKEPYLKLPAGETRASGTDFSVTVPKGTIWVMGDNRYDSKDSRYNGNTPSKGFVPLSDVTGRAFVISWPTSRWTWLDDYPNVFAGVEEKDR, encoded by the coding sequence ATGACCGACACGACCGAGAACGACGTGCATCGGCCGCGTTCCCCCAAGCAGCGGAACGGCGTCCTGACGTTCCTGCGCGACCTGCTCATCATCTTCGTCGCCGCACTGCTGGTGTCGTTCCTCGTGAAGACGTTCCTGATCCGCTCGTTCTACATCCCGTCGGCGTCGATGCAGAACACCCTGCAGATCAACGACCGGGTGATCGTGAACGAGCTCGTCCCGGACACCGTCGCGCTGAAGCACGGTGACGTCGTCGTCTTCAAGGACCCGGGTGGGTGGCTCACCGGCTCCGAGGTGCCGAGCGTGACGCCGACGTCCCAGCCGGCGAAGGCGATCGACTGGCTGCTGACGCAGGTCGGCCTCGGGACTGGCGACAGCGACGACCACCTCATCAAGCGCGTCATCGGCCTGCCGGGCGACAAGGTGGCCTGCTGCAACGACCTCGGGCAGATGACGGTCAACGGGGTGCCGCTCAAGGAGCCGTACCTCAAGCTGCCCGCGGGGGAGACCCGGGCCTCGGGCACGGACTTCTCGGTCACGGTGCCGAAGGGCACCATCTGGGTGATGGGCGACAACCGCTACGACTCGAAGGACTCCCGCTACAACGGGAACACCCCGTCCAAGGGGTTCGTGCCGCTCTCCGACGTCACCGGTCGGGCATTCGTGATCTCGTGGCCGACCAGCCGCTGGACGTGGCTCGACGACTACCCGAACGTCTTCGCGGGGGTCGAGGAGAAGGACCGGTGA
- the rplS gene encoding 50S ribosomal protein L19 encodes MSQLLDNVDAASLRTDVPDFRAGDTVKVHVNIIEGTRSRIQVFQGVVIGRQGHGLGETFKVRKVSFQVGVERWFPVHSPIIDHIEVVTRGDVRRAKLYYLRELRGKAARRKIKEKRDN; translated from the coding sequence ATGAGCCAGCTCCTCGACAACGTCGACGCAGCATCGCTGCGGACCGACGTCCCCGACTTCCGTGCGGGAGACACCGTCAAGGTCCACGTGAACATCATCGAAGGCACGCGCTCGCGCATCCAGGTCTTCCAGGGTGTCGTCATCGGCCGTCAGGGCCACGGGCTCGGCGAGACCTTCAAGGTCCGCAAGGTCAGCTTCCAGGTCGGCGTCGAGCGCTGGTTCCCGGTGCACTCGCCGATCATCGACCACATCGAGGTCGTCACCCGTGGTGACGTGCGCCGCGCGAAGCTGTACTACCTCCGCGAACTCCGCGGCAAGGCGGCCCGCCGCAAGATCAAGGAGAAGCGCGACAACTGA
- the map gene encoding type I methionyl aminopeptidase gives MIELRTPDELDGLRAAGRFVADVLDELLTTVDVGVDLLDLDRLAARMIADRGAVSCYVDYHPSFGKSPFGRNLCTSVNDAALHGLPHAYRLQDGDVVSLDFAASLDGWVADSAVTVQVGTHDAEDQRLIDTVERSLVAGIAAARPGNRLGDVSHAIGAVAHQGGYDVNLQFGGHGVGRTMHGEPHVANDGRPGRGLKLRPGLVVAIEPWLMRGTDELYQDDDGWTLRSVDGSRAAHVEHTVAVTETGPEVLTLRRAQRAQ, from the coding sequence ATGATCGAACTCCGCACCCCCGACGAACTCGACGGGCTCCGCGCCGCCGGCCGGTTCGTCGCCGACGTGCTCGACGAGCTGCTCACCACGGTGGACGTCGGCGTCGACCTGCTCGACCTCGACCGGCTGGCCGCCAGGATGATCGCCGACCGCGGCGCCGTGAGCTGCTACGTCGACTACCACCCGTCGTTCGGGAAGTCGCCGTTCGGCAGGAACCTCTGCACGTCGGTCAACGACGCCGCGCTGCACGGCCTGCCGCACGCCTACCGACTCCAGGACGGCGACGTGGTCAGCCTCGACTTCGCGGCGAGTCTCGATGGCTGGGTCGCAGACTCCGCCGTGACGGTGCAGGTCGGCACCCACGACGCCGAGGACCAGCGTCTGATCGACACGGTGGAACGCTCCCTGGTCGCCGGGATCGCCGCGGCGCGCCCCGGCAACAGGCTCGGCGACGTCTCGCATGCGATCGGCGCGGTCGCGCACCAGGGCGGCTACGACGTCAACCTGCAGTTCGGCGGCCACGGGGTCGGGCGCACGATGCACGGCGAACCACATGTGGCGAACGACGGGCGACCGGGCCGCGGCCTGAAGCTCCGACCCGGCCTCGTCGTCGCGATCGAACCGTGGCTGATGCGCGGCACCGACGAGCTGTACCAGGACGATGACGGCTGGACGCTCCGGAGCGTCGACGGATCCCGTGCCGCGCACGTCGAGCACACGGTCGCCGTCACTGAGACCGGTCCCGAGGTCCTGACCCTGCGGCGCGCCCAGCGCGCGCAGTGA
- the trmD gene encoding tRNA (guanosine(37)-N1)-methyltransferase TrmD — MRIDIVTIFPEFFGVLDVSLLGRARQGGLLDLHVHDLRSWTTDRHRTVDDTPYGGGAGMVMKPEPWAQALESILRPDGSSTLVVPTPAGTPFTQSIARSLAEHEHLVFTCGRYEGIDARVFEWAATRSTVVELSLGDYVLNGGEVAAMAMIEAVGRLVPGVVGNPESLVEESHEDGLLEYPSYTKPASWRDLDVPEVLLSGHHGRVAAWRREQQLERTRRVRPDLLPEEPA, encoded by the coding sequence GTGCGGATCGACATCGTCACGATCTTCCCGGAGTTCTTCGGGGTGCTCGACGTGTCACTGCTGGGACGGGCGCGCCAGGGCGGACTCCTCGACCTGCACGTGCACGACCTGCGCTCCTGGACCACCGACCGGCACCGCACCGTCGACGACACCCCGTACGGCGGTGGTGCCGGCATGGTGATGAAGCCCGAGCCGTGGGCCCAGGCGCTCGAGTCGATCCTGCGACCGGACGGGTCGTCGACGCTCGTCGTCCCGACGCCGGCCGGCACACCGTTCACGCAGTCGATCGCGCGCTCCCTCGCCGAGCACGAGCACCTCGTCTTCACCTGCGGGCGGTACGAGGGCATCGACGCGCGCGTGTTCGAGTGGGCCGCGACGCGCAGCACCGTCGTCGAGCTCTCGCTCGGTGACTACGTGCTGAACGGCGGCGAGGTCGCGGCGATGGCGATGATCGAGGCCGTCGGGCGCCTGGTTCCCGGCGTGGTCGGCAACCCCGAGTCCCTGGTCGAGGAGTCCCACGAGGACGGCCTGCTCGAGTACCCCTCGTACACCAAGCCCGCGTCGTGGCGTGACCTCGACGTCCCCGAGGTCCTGCTCAGCGGGCACCACGGGCGTGTCGCCGCGTGGCGGCGCGAGCAGCAGCTCGAGCGGACGCGTCGCGTCCGGCCGGACCTGCTGCCGGAAGAACCCGCGTAG
- the rimM gene encoding ribosome maturation factor RimM (Essential for efficient processing of 16S rRNA), with protein MASGCGSTWSTPIPDEATQLRVGRITKAHGLKGGLKLELYTDDPDRRFTHGAVFSLQVPDDSPWSGKTIAIDELRWYNGHAVAFFEGIADRSAAETLARAILWVDQDPDEETGEDDAWYDHQLVGLDVVRDGVSVGTVARVDHLPAQDLLAVTTPDRGEVLVPFVAAIVPSVDIAGRTVTVTPPTGLFEDPEDMSRPETVTPTPNPSDES; from the coding sequence ATGGCAAGCGGGTGCGGGTCGACGTGGTCGACACCGATTCCTGACGAGGCGACCCAGCTCCGGGTGGGTCGCATCACCAAGGCGCACGGGCTCAAGGGCGGTCTCAAGCTCGAGCTCTACACCGACGACCCGGATCGTCGGTTCACGCACGGAGCGGTCTTCTCGCTCCAGGTCCCGGACGACTCGCCGTGGTCCGGCAAGACCATCGCCATCGACGAGCTCCGCTGGTACAACGGCCACGCGGTCGCCTTCTTCGAGGGCATCGCGGATCGTTCCGCCGCCGAGACGCTCGCGCGGGCGATCCTCTGGGTCGACCAGGACCCCGATGAAGAGACCGGCGAGGACGACGCCTGGTACGACCACCAGCTGGTCGGCCTCGACGTGGTCCGTGACGGCGTCTCCGTCGGCACCGTCGCGCGCGTCGACCACCTGCCCGCACAAGACCTGCTCGCGGTGACGACCCCCGACCGCGGCGAGGTCCTCGTGCCGTTCGTGGCCGCCATCGTGCCGTCCGTCGACATCGCCGGGCGCACCGTCACCGTCACGCCGCCCACGGGGCTCTTCGAGGACCCCGAGGACATGTCGCGGCCGGAGACGGTCACGCCGACGCCGAACCCGTCGGACGAGTCCTGA
- a CDS encoding RNA-binding protein, producing the protein MLASALTHLVKGIVDHPDDVRVASSTSARGEVLEVRVHPEDLGRVIGRAGRTAKALRTLVTALADGKRVRVDVVDTDS; encoded by the coding sequence TTGCTCGCATCTGCGCTGACGCACCTCGTCAAGGGGATCGTCGATCACCCTGATGACGTGCGCGTCGCCAGCTCCACCTCCGCGCGGGGTGAGGTCCTCGAGGTGCGCGTGCACCCCGAGGACCTCGGCCGCGTGATCGGACGCGCCGGTCGGACCGCCAAGGCGCTCCGCACCCTCGTCACGGCTCTGGCCGATGGCAAGCGGGTGCGGGTCGACGTGGTCGACACCGATTCCTGA
- the rpsP gene encoding 30S ribosomal protein S16, whose protein sequence is MAVKIRLKRLGKIRAPYYRIVVADSRTKRDGRVIEEIGKYHPTEEPSFIEVKSDRAQYWLGVGAQPTEQVAALLKLTGDWAKFKGEKDTESKVKVKQPKEPFTVDSSKKAVLKPKSEKKAPAAPAEADADAETTEA, encoded by the coding sequence GTGGCTGTCAAGATCCGTCTCAAGCGTCTCGGCAAGATCCGAGCACCGTACTACCGCATCGTCGTCGCCGACTCGCGCACCAAGCGCGACGGTCGTGTCATCGAGGAGATCGGCAAGTACCACCCGACCGAGGAGCCCTCGTTCATCGAGGTCAAGTCGGACCGGGCGCAGTACTGGCTCGGCGTCGGCGCGCAGCCGACCGAGCAGGTCGCTGCCCTCCTCAAGCTGACCGGCGACTGGGCCAAGTTCAAGGGCGAGAAGGACACCGAGTCCAAGGTCAAGGTCAAGCAGCCGAAGGAGCCCTTCACTGTCGACTCGTCGAAGAAGGCCGTCCTGAAGCCGAAGTCGGAGAAGAAGGCCCCGGCCGCTCCGGCCGAGGCCGACGCTGACGCAGAGACGACCGAGGCGTAA
- a CDS encoding FAD-dependent oxidoreductase, with protein MSTAAVPDLAVVASPWTLGPLTLPNRVVMGSMHTGLEVHDDGGAGLAAFYRERAAGGAACIITGGIAVSDEARGGPDFAVFGVDGADERFRVAVQAVHDEGGTILAQLFHAGRYALVGGMVDRHGDPQRAVAPSALPWAAARGVVPEELTASEVERTIEDFAAAARSARDIGFDGVEIMASEGYLVNQFCSPLTNLREDAWGGTPEKRRRFAVSVVRAVRAAVPDLAVTIRLSGADLMPGSTTDDEVDALVHDLLPLGLDGISVGIGWHESRTPTVQAAVPHGAWLAYASRIARVVRGSDHPGVRVIASNRMTDLRDGEAVLADGLLDAVALARPFLADPAIVSRSVDGRFDLVNTCIGCNQACLDRSIIGAPVSCLVNPRAGREVAFPVRPTTQPRRVDVVGGGPAGLAAAVDAARRGHRVTLWEAADELGGQFGLAALVPGKEDYAATVRAARAELDQRGATVHLGRPATAADLVGSDAVVLAPGVVPRSVDIPGVELPHVQTYEQALRDGVPAGTVAVIGGGGIGVDTAAFLTESPDESLRARAFAERWDVTVADDVLGPLPQRQPVAQRTTRPGEQVTVLRRSGKFGQGVGLTSRWVALGRLRDAGVRMVGGVQEYLRIEPGALWIRDEDGVERAVPADHVVVCAGQERLEHSLESALASAGVPFALVGGARDARSVDAVRATSEALEAVRSLAP; from the coding sequence ATGAGCACCGCCGCCGTCCCGGACCTCGCCGTCGTCGCCTCGCCCTGGACGCTCGGCCCGCTGACGCTGCCCAACCGGGTCGTCATGGGGTCGATGCACACCGGGCTCGAGGTGCACGACGACGGCGGAGCCGGCCTGGCGGCGTTCTACCGCGAGCGCGCTGCCGGCGGGGCGGCGTGCATCATCACCGGCGGCATCGCGGTGTCCGACGAGGCCCGCGGTGGTCCGGACTTCGCCGTGTTCGGTGTCGACGGCGCGGACGAACGGTTCCGGGTCGCGGTGCAGGCCGTGCACGACGAGGGCGGCACGATCCTGGCGCAGCTCTTCCACGCCGGTCGGTACGCCCTGGTGGGCGGCATGGTCGACCGGCACGGTGACCCGCAGCGAGCCGTCGCGCCCTCGGCGCTGCCGTGGGCAGCAGCACGCGGCGTCGTGCCGGAGGAACTGACCGCATCGGAGGTCGAACGGACCATCGAGGACTTCGCCGCCGCGGCCCGTTCGGCACGCGACATCGGGTTCGACGGCGTCGAGATCATGGCGTCTGAGGGCTACCTGGTCAATCAGTTCTGCTCGCCGCTGACGAACCTGCGTGAGGACGCCTGGGGCGGCACCCCCGAGAAGCGCCGACGGTTCGCCGTGTCCGTCGTCCGGGCGGTCCGGGCCGCGGTGCCGGACCTCGCGGTGACGATCCGGCTCTCCGGGGCCGACCTGATGCCCGGGTCGACCACCGACGACGAGGTCGACGCGCTCGTGCACGACCTGCTGCCGCTGGGGCTCGACGGCATCTCCGTCGGCATCGGCTGGCACGAGTCCCGCACACCGACCGTGCAGGCTGCCGTCCCGCACGGCGCCTGGCTGGCGTACGCCTCCCGGATCGCGCGGGTCGTCCGCGGCTCCGACCACCCCGGGGTCCGGGTGATCGCCTCGAACCGGATGACGGACCTCCGCGACGGAGAAGCGGTGCTGGCAGACGGGCTCCTGGACGCCGTCGCGCTCGCGCGGCCGTTCCTGGCGGACCCGGCGATCGTGTCGCGGTCGGTCGACGGCCGCTTCGACCTCGTCAACACGTGCATCGGCTGCAACCAGGCGTGCCTGGACCGCTCGATCATCGGGGCGCCGGTGTCGTGCCTGGTCAACCCCCGCGCCGGCCGCGAGGTCGCCTTCCCGGTCCGTCCGACGACCCAGCCCCGCCGCGTCGACGTCGTCGGCGGTGGGCCGGCCGGGCTCGCCGCCGCCGTGGACGCCGCCCGTCGCGGGCACCGCGTCACGCTGTGGGAGGCCGCCGACGAGCTCGGTGGGCAGTTCGGCCTGGCCGCGCTGGTCCCTGGGAAAGAGGACTACGCCGCGACCGTCCGTGCCGCGCGCGCCGAGCTGGACCAGCGTGGTGCGACCGTGCACCTCGGACGACCGGCGACGGCAGCCGACCTGGTCGGCAGCGACGCCGTCGTGCTCGCACCGGGTGTCGTCCCGCGGTCGGTCGACATCCCGGGTGTCGAGCTGCCGCACGTGCAGACGTACGAGCAGGCGCTCCGCGACGGCGTCCCCGCCGGCACGGTCGCGGTCATCGGCGGGGGCGGCATCGGCGTCGACACCGCGGCGTTCCTGACCGAGTCCCCGGACGAGTCCCTCCGTGCGCGGGCGTTCGCCGAGCGGTGGGACGTGACCGTCGCCGACGACGTCCTCGGGCCCCTGCCGCAGCGACAGCCCGTCGCCCAGCGCACGACCCGTCCGGGCGAGCAGGTCACCGTGCTCCGCCGCTCGGGCAAGTTCGGGCAGGGGGTCGGTCTGACGTCGCGGTGGGTCGCCCTCGGACGGCTCCGCGACGCCGGTGTCCGCATGGTCGGCGGCGTGCAGGAGTACCTGCGGATCGAGCCGGGTGCACTCTGGATCCGCGACGAGGACGGCGTCGAACGGGCGGTCCCGGCCGACCACGTCGTCGTCTGCGCCGGGCAGGAACGTCTCGAGCACTCGCTCGAGTCCGCGCTCGCGTCGGCGGGCGTCCCGTTCGCCCTGGTCGGCGGTGCTCGTGACGCCCGGAGCGTCGACGCGGTCCGTGCGACCTCCGAGGCCCTCGAAGCGGTCCGCTCCCTCGCGCCGTAG
- a CDS encoding SDR family oxidoreductase, which yields MTDSTAPIALITGASRGIGRLLAQKLGQRGVTVVVTYKGNADLAEQSLADVKAAGGDGITAQVDIEQPESIDALFDLVRDTYGRLDMFVANAAASAFKPVAQLKLHHLDRSYATNARSFVLGAQRAAELMDRGGRIVVVTSYGSLRAFPTYAALGAAKAMTEAYTKYMAVEYGPRQITVNAVNGGLIDTDSLDYFYNAVPGMAPMQTVIEKLPLQRPGTAHDMADAVDFLLSDKASYITGQTLSVDGGLTVIAPPYWADTTSPLRDAVLPGTPAGAE from the coding sequence GTGACCGACAGCACCGCACCCATCGCGCTCATCACCGGGGCCTCCCGCGGCATCGGCCGCCTGCTCGCGCAGAAGCTCGGCCAGCGCGGTGTCACCGTCGTGGTGACCTACAAGGGCAACGCCGACCTCGCCGAGCAGTCCCTGGCGGACGTCAAGGCAGCCGGCGGCGACGGCATCACGGCGCAGGTCGACATCGAGCAGCCGGAGTCGATCGACGCGCTGTTCGACCTGGTCCGTGACACCTACGGGCGGCTCGACATGTTCGTGGCGAACGCCGCCGCCAGCGCCTTCAAGCCGGTCGCGCAGCTCAAGCTGCACCACCTCGACCGCAGCTACGCCACCAACGCCCGGTCGTTCGTGCTCGGTGCGCAGCGTGCCGCCGAGCTGATGGACCGCGGGGGCCGGATCGTCGTCGTGACCTCGTACGGCTCGCTCCGCGCGTTCCCGACCTACGCCGCCCTGGGCGCCGCGAAGGCGATGACCGAGGCCTACACGAAGTACATGGCGGTCGAGTACGGCCCGCGGCAGATCACCGTCAACGCGGTCAACGGCGGGCTCATCGACACCGACTCGCTGGACTACTTCTACAACGCGGTGCCGGGCATGGCGCCGATGCAGACGGTCATCGAGAAGCTGCCGCTGCAGCGCCCGGGCACCGCGCATGACATGGCCGACGCCGTGGACTTCCTGCTGTCCGACAAGGCGTCCTACATCACGGGCCAGACCCTCTCCGTCGACGGCGGTCTGACCGTCATCGCCCCGCCGTACTGGGCGGACACGACGTCGCCGCTGCGGGACGCCGTGCTCCCCGGGACCCCGGCTGGGGCAGAGTAG
- a CDS encoding acyl-CoA dehydrogenase family protein, translated as MTMVMETAAEQDFAELKAEVTAWVRGRGEDWANEIERTGQVAPELFQELKELGWLSLAAPAELGGRDIPFSRYLEVMEIVSRSHASIRMLVHVINGTWRAMAPYASPEQIEQVVKPSVAGDKLVAFTLTEATAGTGADIRTTVRREGDTYVMNGEKHLITFGVKCDYWLIAARLEGTTGQDGTVAFLMPNSGLPGAEVIDDSDTMGIRGTDHAILRFTETPIPASARLGDEGQGLAVALGGFLLPSRVSVAMSAVGLAERANELAVEYANERETFGKKLATRQAIQFYLAENYADIAAARALVLEAARAYEEGRPDAGTLSSASKMVAVDMLARVTDKALQVHGGQGYWKRNAIERVYRDARAQRFEEGTNEIQKLVVGRAVVTGQAGF; from the coding sequence ATGACGATGGTCATGGAAACGGCGGCCGAGCAGGACTTCGCCGAGCTCAAGGCGGAGGTCACGGCGTGGGTCCGCGGCCGCGGTGAGGACTGGGCGAACGAGATCGAGCGCACCGGTCAGGTCGCGCCCGAGTTGTTCCAGGAGCTCAAGGAGCTGGGCTGGCTCAGCCTCGCCGCACCGGCCGAGCTCGGCGGGCGGGACATCCCGTTCTCGCGCTACCTCGAGGTCATGGAGATCGTGTCGCGGTCGCACGCCTCGATCCGCATGCTCGTGCACGTCATCAACGGAACCTGGCGCGCGATGGCGCCGTACGCGTCGCCGGAGCAGATCGAGCAGGTCGTCAAGCCCTCGGTCGCCGGTGACAAGCTCGTCGCCTTCACGCTGACCGAGGCCACGGCCGGCACCGGCGCGGACATCCGCACGACCGTCCGCCGTGAGGGCGACACGTACGTCATGAACGGCGAGAAGCACCTCATCACGTTCGGCGTCAAGTGCGACTACTGGCTGATCGCCGCGCGCCTCGAGGGCACCACCGGGCAGGACGGCACCGTCGCGTTCCTCATGCCGAACTCGGGGCTCCCGGGCGCCGAGGTCATCGACGACTCCGACACGATGGGCATCCGCGGGACCGACCACGCGATCCTGCGGTTCACCGAGACGCCGATCCCGGCCAGCGCCCGACTGGGTGACGAAGGCCAGGGCCTCGCGGTCGCGCTCGGCGGCTTCCTGCTCCCCAGCCGCGTCTCGGTCGCGATGAGCGCCGTCGGGCTGGCCGAGCGCGCGAACGAGCTCGCGGTCGAGTACGCCAACGAGCGCGAGACCTTCGGCAAGAAGCTCGCCACGCGCCAGGCCATCCAGTTCTACCTGGCCGAGAACTACGCCGACATCGCCGCTGCCCGTGCGCTGGTGCTCGAGGCCGCCCGCGCCTACGAGGAAGGGCGCCCCGACGCCGGCACGCTCTCCAGTGCCTCGAAGATGGTCGCGGTCGACATGCTCGCCCGCGTCACCGACAAGGCCCTGCAGGTGCACGGCGGCCAGGGCTACTGGAAGCGCAACGCGATCGAGCGGGTCTACCGCGACGCACGCGCGCAGCGCTTCGAAGAGGGAACGAACGAGATCCAGAAGCTGGTCGTCGGCCGCGCCGTCGTGACCGGCCAGGCCGGGTTCTAG